Proteins co-encoded in one Aspergillus flavus chromosome 2, complete sequence genomic window:
- a CDS encoding sterol desaturase, translating into MVILADKVPYLHIVWAQLVQKYPPRTLELMGSVFTQITMFWSLSLVFLLLDSFGPSYVKRYKIQRSSRQPRRTLLWQAALMAALNQAFTILLHLGQLFIVRPLVPQITGLRVEPKLPSAAEIMHDILWCTLGREALFYYGHRALHWPWLYRRFHKQHHLFNTPVAVASLYCHPVEHVVSNILPVIIPAHILRIHIVTFWLFSCGVIAQASLAHCGYSFFDLSFAGWKPEVHDLHHEKFNVNYGLIGLLDAIHGTRDTGRRRLWVGVSDIQDEGLSKVKQ; encoded by the coding sequence ATGGTTATTCTTGCAGACAAAGTTCCCTACTTGCATATCGTATGGGCCCAGCTAGTACAAAAGTATCCGCCCAGGACACTTGAACTCATGGGAAGTGTCTTCACACAGATCACCATGTTTTGGTCTCTATCCCTTGTTTTTCTACTACTGGATTCGTTCGGCCCATCCTATGTCAAGCGGTACAAAATACAAAGGTCCTCTCGGCAACCCCGTCGAACACTTCTCTGGCAGGCCGCTCTCATGGCTGCCCTAAATCAAGCATTCACGATACTATTACACCTGGGTCAGCTTTTCATCGTTCGCCCACTGGTCCCTCAGATCACCGGCTTACGAGTGGAACCCAAGCTGCCATCGGCGGCTGAGATCATGCATGATATTTTGTGGTGTACACTGGGCCGTGAAGCTCTGTTTTACTATGGCCACCGTGCCTTACATTGGCCTTGGCTGTACAGGCGGTTTCATAAACAGCACCATCTTTTTAATACTCCCGTGGCTGTCGCTTCGCTTTATTGTCACCCCGTCGAACATGTGGTCTCCAATATATTACCTGTTATTATTCCTGCACATATTCTGAGGATCCATATCGTCACATTCTGGTTGTTCTCTTGCGGGGTCATCGCCCAAGCCTCCTTGGCACATTGTGGATACAGCTTTTTTGACTTGAGCTTCGCTGGTTGGAAGCCAGAGGTTCATGATTTGCATCACGAGAAGTTCAACGTCAACTATGGATTGATAGGCCTCTTGGATGCTATTCATGGAACGAGAGACACTGGAAGGCGGCGTTTATGGGTGGGGGTTTCGGACATACAGGATGAAGGTCTGTCAAAAGTGAAACAGTAG
- a CDS encoding hydrophobic surface binding protein A-domain-containing protein: MMELLAGALINQTNQGKEIRWSTIATRVSIIAAGPFIWQNAVGYLLATESARTYRVLIHIPVTILQLHNEISGEKLASGDGAKMRPRFSATLILLLGMMGNFGSLLEAKDAPTIIQGMQNLNEKTHVARQSLEGFDGSFIKGLLLARDLFETTKAAEASRKAFEDADPLSYDDVPDILENYHTVRKTIDDALKAVPAKVDSIDSMGVRMFATGLLRNFAADRTAYEKATKAKIPVDNHTSIQGPVDSLANSFDDAISLFI, from the exons ATGATGGAACTGTTGGCTGGTGCCTTGATCAACCAAACaaatcaaggaaaggaaattcGGTGGTCAACAATTGCCACACGCGTGTCGATTATTGCTGCAGGTCCATTCATCTGGCAAAATGCTGTTGGTTACTTATTAGCTACGGAATCGGCAAGGACTTACCGTGTCTTGATCCACATTCCCGTGACCATTCTGCAGTTGCATAACGAGATTTCAGGAGAAAAGTT GGCTTCGGGAGACGGTGCAAAGATGCGTCCAAGGTTTTCCGCGACTCTCATTCTACTGCTGGGGATGATGGGAAATTTCGGCTCCCTGTTGGAAGCTAAGGATGCACCCACGATCATCCAGGGAATGCAGAATCTTAACGAGAAGACTCATGTCGCACGGCAATCGCTAGAAGGATTCGATGGCAGTTTTATTAAGGGCCTATTACTAGCGAGGGATCTCTTTGAGACTACAAAAGCAGCTGAGGCCTCAAGAAAAGCTTTCGAGGATGCGGACCCGCTGTCATACGACGATGTACCCGACATTTTGGAGAACTACCACACAGTCCGGAAGACAATTGATGATGCCCTGAAGGCTGTCCCGGCAAAG GTCGACTCCATAGACTCCATGGGTGTCCGCATGTTCGCAACCGGGCTTCTGCGAAATTTTGCTGCCGACAGAACCGCGTACGAGAAGGCGACGAAGGCGAAGATACCTGTAGATAACCATACAAGTATCCAGGGCCCTGTTGATAGCCTTGCAAACTCATTTGACGACGCAATCTCGCTATTTATATGA
- a CDS encoding flavin-binding monooxygenase, producing MTSKDRLSNSDYFPVIIIGAGLSGIAAGCQLKTKLGLGRFRIYDRNDGIGGTWWIHRYPGVACDVPASLYSYSFAQNPSWSTLKPSGEEIAAYIQATSDKFGLSSHIQLNTEVSSLIWDEQKEEWEVSLHQIPSAHGKSPNCSARRSKCSVRAKIVISATGKFAVPQTDSIRVPGIETFTGSVLHTARWDANVNLQDKRVVVIGAGCSAAQLVPALLRQYNVRSVTQLVRTAPWVSPTLLSSRQLRVWETYTPWLMQKIPGLSQAVRLVMFLIAELSFFRIFKAGQHYSRERYESKLRRYMERNSPSQYREILTPHYELGCKRLVHDAGWFKALWDPRLHITDLRLGRVEKRAVTLTDMRGDYQFAHSHESKIPADVIIMATGYDTSSLLHNIHVIGSGSATLHDYWTSEGIQAYQGLAVPGFKNLFLLLGPNSSSGHTSVMIGVENSIYYILKLIKPILDSEVSCWDIKKESSRVWTESVQKASQESVWVTGRCHSWYVDDKGWNSAVYP from the exons ATGACTTCTAAGGACAGACTCAGCAATTCAGATTACTTCCCGGTAATCATTATAGGTGCCGGCCTATCTGGGATTGCCGCAGGGTGCCAACTGAAAACAAAGCTTGGCCTGGGCCGTTTTCGTATATATGACCGGAACGATGGAATTGGG GGGACATGGTGGATTCATCGGTATCCAGGTGTAGCATGCGATGT CCCTGCAAGCTTGTACTCCTATTCCTTCGCGCAAAACCCTTCATGGTCAACTCTCAAGCCTTCGGGGGAGGAGATTGCGGCATACATACAGGCAACCTCTGATAAATTCGGTCTTTCGTCTCATATTCAGCTGAATACCGAGGTTAGCAGTCTGATATGGGATgagcagaaggaagaatgggaagTATCTTTACATCAGATACCATCGGCCCATGGAAAGTCACCAAATTGTTCCGCACGGAGGTCCAAGTGCTCTGTGCGAGCCAAGATAGTCATCAGTGCCACAGGGAAGTTCGCCGTCCCTCAGACAGACTCCATCCGCGTTCCAGGTATTGAAACCTTTACGGGAAGCGTATTGCACACCGCAAGATGGGATGCCAATGTCAACCTCCAGGATAAACGTGTTGTGGTTATTGGGGCTGGCTGCAGCGCAGCCCAATTGGTCCcagctcttcttcgccaatATAATGTTCGCTCCGTTACACAACTGGTAAGAACGGCTCCCTGGGTATCTCCaacccttctttcttcccggCAGCTGCGTGTATGGGAGACATACACGCCGTGGCTAATGCAGAAGATCCCTGGCCTGTCGCAGGCTGTTCGCCTGGTTATGTTTCTAATAGCTGAACTTTCATTCTTTCGAATATTCAAAGCCGGACAACACTATAGTCGCGAGAGGTATGAATCTAAGCTTCGACGTTATATGGAGCGCAATAGCCCCAGTCAATATCGCGAAATACTCACTCCCCATTATGAGCTGGGGTGTAAAAGGCTTGTCCATGATGCAGGGTGGTTCAAAGCGCTCTGGGATCCTAGACTGCATATCACGGACCTTCGGCTTGGCAGGGTCGAAAAGAGGGCGGTAACGCTAACTGACATGAGGGGCGATTATCAATTTGCACATTCGCATGAGAGCAAGATACCAGCAGATGTAATTATCATGGCAACAGGATACGACACCTCCTCCCTACTACACAATATACACGTCATCGGCAGTGGAAGTGCTACGCTTCATGACTACTGGACATCTGAAGGGATTCAGGCATACCAGGGGTTGGCGGTCCCTGGATTCAAGAACCTGTTTCTGCTACTGGGGCCTAACTCATCGAGTGGTCATACAAGCGTTATGATTGGGGTGGAAAATTCCATCTACTATATTTTGAAACTTATTAAGCCAATTCTTGACTCCGAAGTGAGCTGTTGGGATATCAAGAAGGAATCGAGCAGAGTATGGACAGAGAGCGTTCAAAAGGCATCTCAAGAGAGCGTGTGGGTAACTGGCAGATGTCACAGCTGGTATGTTGACGATAAAGGGTGGAATAGCGCTGTATACCCGTGA
- a CDS encoding putative lipase precursor, with product MMLNVLGIVPVLLVFQLLGSAILAQCHFVAPRSIPDDQLVKFQLFAQYSAAAYCDHNNDDGILGSIRCIEGVCPLVEAANAQTIAEFNEEDIRGFVAVDDTHRLLIVSFRGSNSVRNWIKNFQFWKIDEPGPRGFWDKLFGSDKPQSGNDICSCGIHSGFYRSWQLLKPDVMDALTRAREAHNDYHVVVTGHSLGAAIATIAGAYLRTMQIPCDIYSYGSPRVGDARFAEFVSAQQGLTTRITHGYDPVPSLPPMSLFGIYDLGYRHIWPEYWISGVSLNGTDTIKVCRGLENLSCNGTRQTGFSFEIEDHRNYLGHITACGPKFTYRDMDESWSAEDLDRLRMLAGNDTFFATHYISNGTGV from the exons atgatgttgaatgtATTAGGTATAGTACCAGTTCTTCTGGTATTTCAGCTGCTAGGTTCAGCGATACTGGCCCAGTGTCACTTTGTGGCACCCAGGT CTATTCCAGATGACCAGCTGGTCAAATTCCAACTGTTTGCGCAGTACTCTGCTGCCGCCTACTGCGACCATAACAACGACGACGGTATCCTCGGCAGCATACGTTGCATTGAAGGGGTTTGTCCCCTCGTCGAAGCTGCCAATGCCCAGACAATAGCAGAGTTCAACGAGGAGGACATCCGCGGCTTTGTTGCTGTGGACGACACCCATCGACTTCTTATCGTATCGTTTCGCGGCAGCAACTCCGTGCGGAACTGGATCAAGAACTTCCAATTCTGGAAGATAGATGAGCCTGGACCAAGGGGGTTCTGGGACAAACTGTTCGGATCAGACAAGCCTCAAAGTGGTAACGACATCTGCTCTTGCGGGATACACTCCGGGTTTTATAGATCCTGGCAGCTCTTGAAACCTGACGTTATGGACGCACTCACCAGGGCTAGAGAGGCGCATAATGACTATCATGTGGTCGTTACCGGTCACTCTCTAGGTGCGGCCATTGCCACGATCGCTGGTGCTTATCTTCGCACGATGCAGATACCCTGCGATATATATTCATATGGCTCACCACGTGTCGGGGACGCACGGTTTGCTGAGTTCGTCTCAGCCCAGCAGGGATTAACAACCCGGATAACTCATGGATATGACCCGGTGCCATCACTACCCCCAATGAGCTTGTTCGGGATCTATGATCTTGGTTATAGACATATCTGGCCTGAGTACTGGATTTCAGGTGTATCCCTGAATGGCACCGATACCATCAAGGTATGCCGTGGGCTGGAGAATCTATCATGCAATGGCACACGCCAAACAGGATTCAGCTTTGAgattgaagatcatcgaaATTATCTGGGGCATATAACCGCATGCGGGCCAAAGTTCACGTACCGTGATATGGACGAAAGCTGGAGCGCCGAGGATCTGGATCGTCTGAGAATGCTGGCCGGCAATGATACCTTCTTTGCAACCCATTATATCTCCAACGGAACGGGTGTTTGA